In Trichoderma asperellum chromosome 1, complete sequence, a single window of DNA contains:
- a CDS encoding uncharacterized protein (antiSMASH:Cluster_1.10~EggNog:ENOG41~TransMembrane:1 (i322-342o)): MRSSHRKSRNGCRECKQRHKKCDESSPTCLNCTITNRSCSYRLTRPSYRFSRPKAVPCVSTPSLRTLSQLTWCNTPEWQTQMYDLGHLELLHHFESGAFGASMLPLPISIRMVIMQCALTNPYLMDQILALSAAHMSTFRRGQQQMFSNKAMELQTRALSLFNRAETDITKQNSCSWFLYSSFLGLHIMFETFQCRNFESFFGKLSTYFPVHRGVHVVTRKAWPAIRDLIEEIVGQRRIEVTAGPGGERPEECGHLNSLIHKSDLQDIDKDACFQAIIILQHIFDLCQADSGAHIQIPFTISWPILVSARFGDMARRRIPEALVILSFYAVLLHRLRTFWVFGSSGRFLIQSISAYLGTQWEDWLLWPNHQLAAI, encoded by the coding sequence ATGCGCAGTTCTCACCGCAAATCACGAAATGGGTGTAGGGAGTGCAAGCAACGCCATAAGAAGTGCGATGAGAGCTCACCTACTTGCCTCAATTGCACCATCACGAATCGATCCTGTTCATACCGCCTTACACGCCCATCATATCGCTTCAGCCGCCCAAAAGCAGTGCCTTGCGTATCAACACCATCACTACGGACGCTCTCGCAGCTGACCTGGTGCAATACCCCGGAATGGCAAACGCAAATGTATGATCTAGGGCatcttgagctgcttcacCATTTTGAGTCAGGCGCATTTGGAGCGAGTATGCTACCACTACCTATCTCAATACGCATGGTGATCATGCAATGCGCTCTTACCAACCCCTATCTCATGGACCAAATTCTTGCCCTATCGGCAGCCCACATGAGTACCTTTCGCCGAGGACAGCAACAAATGTTCAGCAACAAAGCGATGGAACTTCAGACACGAGCTTTATCATTATTTAATAGAGCCGAAACCGATATTACGAAGCAGAACTCTTGTTCTTGGTTTCTGTATTCGTCATTTCTTGGGCTCCATATTATGTTCGAGACTTTCCAATGCAGAAATTTTGAGTCCTTTTTCGGTAAACTTTCCACTTATTTTCCTGTTCACCGAGGTGTGCACGTTGTGACACGAAAAGCGTGGCCAGCTATAAGGGACCTAATTGAAGAGATCGTCGGGCAGCGGCGGATCGAAGTCACCGCTGGGCCCGGTGGTGAGCGACCTGAGGAATGTGGACATTTAAATTCTCTAATCCACAAGAGTGACCTTCAGGATATAGATAAGGACGCATGCTTTCAAGCAATTATAATTCTTCAGCACATTTTCGATCTATGTCAAGCGGACTCAGGAGCCCACATTCAAATTCCTTTTACAATTTCATGGCCAATTCTGGTATCCGCCAGATTTGGTGATATGGCTAGAAGGCGGATCCCAGAAGCACTCGTCATATTATCTTTCTATGCTGTATTGCTGCATCGTCTCCGTACCTTTTGGGTGTTTGGCAGTTCAGGACGGTTTTTGATCCAGTCAATCTCTGCTTATTTAGGGACACAGTGGGAAGATTGGCTACTGTGGCCAAATCACCAATTGGCAGCAATATAA
- a CDS encoding uncharacterized protein (antiSMASH:Cluster_1.10~EggNog:ENOG41), whose product MPRQLSKAHTKCCDLCHSVAANGDRTSVRMLEYLTTVKQLSHNVDRLAHLLLDTCEILFSIEAGLGECGRSTPELPSDVISELDKKLRVAQSDFNILDEMLGKLLEYERKGTMGRMRRGWGKIFGDTDVDKMAAVLERTKEGLRMSALLFQWTLGTERIERGMGIGYTGLAAALNRLEDNSGRVKAKASEPDMSRHRPSPLSHGHLSAEGQHQQMLASSAAWSERSSSRRPDSDMANTPFSNPRGPSDDILHHYSVTTPSSIISNDRVNSGIITTFDRASTIGDTSSNTGTAESDALLEELAGMDLRQSKAIRLKVDPFTMPRWTPRSTAGSDAENLRGSIISAVRGKNHKLIEQLLDRGVSPAAALTEAVNLLDTESIRLLLLFGADPNEADGDGITPLFAAVQKMFFSGAVTLLKYGADPNALVGPELESPLTCAITTHKVSLSHLLLMYGGDLSHSTSNGNTLLIAAINKKTPKRMIDLLLHYGVDPNEKNREGKTALFEAIGSSRVDITGSLLDHGADPNLPGPKHMLWPATYQTPCLQLLLNHGADYKKCPGIMELATSINNIESVRVLLKAGVDPNAKKDGVYTPLCTSIRDNRIDIFQLLLSNGADPNVMASEYPAFKCITHNRVHLLPALVTAGADLHSPKGIVETAVSSNNMEALLWLLDQGLDPNERNLKGSSPLTSAIRDNRMEMIDALISRGADPNKRGQDWPVCMAVRNPLILKRILSVLAEPRAYKGVMEMAVAANQIESVKLLLAAGVSVEDKNGGVFSPLTTAIREDLKEMVHFLINDGHADLNAPGEHLPIVKAVRRCRGDDTEILEMLLQKGADPNKIYRGWNAFMQAVENGDMRILKLLSSKFSVDLEAKDDQGRSVIDIASSRGWEEAVNILLEGNFRL is encoded by the coding sequence ATGCCTCGTCAATTATCTAAAGCCCATACAAAATGCTGTGACCTTTGCCACAGCGTTGCGGCTAATGGAGACCGAACCTCTGTTCGCATGCTCGAATATCTCACCACTGTCAAGCAACTTTCGCATAATGTCGATCGGTTAGCACACTTGCTCCTTGACACCTGCGAGATTCTGTTCTCTATTGAAGCTGGCCTTGGAGAATGCGGACGCTCGACCCCAGAGTTACCGTCTGATGTTATCTCAGAATTGGACAAGAAATTACGGGTTGCTCAATCAGACTTCAATATTCTCGATGAAATGCTGGGCAAACTTCTAGAATATGAACGCAAGGGCACGATGGGGAGGATGAGGCGTGGCTGGGGGAAAATATTTGGAGATACAGACGTTGACAAAATGGCGGCGGTCCTCGAACGAACAAAAGAAGGCTTGAGAATGAGTGCGCTGCTCTTCCAGTGGACGCTAGGCACCGAACGGATTGAGCGCGGTATGGGCATTGGATACACAGGGCTCGCAGCGGCATTGAACAGACTGGAAGATAATTCGGGACGTGTGAAAGCAAAGGCTTCTGAGCCAGACATGTCGCGTCATCGCCCCTCTCCTCTTAGCCATGGGCACCTGTCTGCTGAGGGACAGCATCAGCAAATGCTAGCATCTTCAGCCGCGTGGAGCGAAAGATCCTCCTCTCGTAGGCCCGATTCTGATATGGCAAATACGCCATTTTCAAACCCGCGTGGCCCATCAGACGACATTCTTCATCATTACAGCGTTACCACGCCGAGCTCGATTATCTCGAACGACAGAGTAAATTCGGGCATTATTACAACTTTTGATCGAGCTAGCACGATTGGAGACACATCATCCAATACTGGAACAGCAGAGTCAGATGCGCTCCTGGAAGAGTTGGCCGGTATGGACCTTAGACAGTCCAAAGCCATACGTCTGAAAGTAGACCCTTTTACAATGCCACGCTGGACCCCTCGCAGCACAGCAGGCTCGGATGCCGAGAATTTGAGGGGCAGTATCATTTCTGCTGTCAGAGGGAAAAACCATAAATTAATTGAGCAGTTGCTGGATAGAGGAGTGTCTCCGGCAGCGGCGCTGACAGAGGCTGTAAATCTTCTCGATACCGAAAGCATTCGTCTTCTACTTCTTTTCGGGGCCGATCCTAACGAGGCAGACGGCGATGGCATTACACCACTGTTTGCGGCAGTTCAAAAAATGTTCTTTTCGGGAGCGGTAACCCTCCTAAAGTATGGAGCGGATCCTAATGCTTTAGTTGGCCCAGAATTGGAATCTCCTCTAACGTGTGCTATTACCACCCATAAAGTCAGCTTGTCGCATCTCTTATTAATGTATGGAGGTGATCTATCTCACAGCACCTCCAATGGTAACACGCTGTTAATCGCAGCTATCAACAAGAAAACCCCAAAGAGGATGATTGATCTACTTCTCCACTATGGAGTGGATCCAAATGAGAAGAATAGAGAGGGGAAAACAGCACTCTTTGAAGCGATTGGCTCTTCTCGAGTGGACATCACAGGCAGCCTTTTGGATCATGGGGCGGATCCAAACCTCCCAGGACCCAAGCACATGCTGTGGCCGGCAACGTACCAGACACCCTGTCTTCAACTACTTCTTAACCATGGTGCAGACTATAAGAAATGCCCTGGTATTATGGAATTAGCAACCAGTATCAACAATATCGAATCGGTGCGCGTGCTTTTGAAAGCTGGGGTCGACCCCAATGCTAAAAAAGATGGTGTTTATACTCCTCTATGCACGTCTATCCGAGATAACAGAATAGACATATTTCAGCTACTTCTTAGCAATGGTGCAGATCCAAATGTCATGGCTAGCGAATATCCAGCCTTCAAATGCATCACACACAATCGGGTCCACCTCTTGCCTGCGCTTGTCACCGCTGGCGCAGACCTGCACTCCCCCAAGGGAATAGTAGAGACTGCAGTCAGCTCAAACAACATGGAGGCGTTATTATGGCTACTAGATCAAGGCTTAGACCCTAATGAGAGGAACCTTAAGGGATCTTCCCCATTAACAAGCGCCATTCGAGATAACCGGATGGAAATGATAGACGCCTTGATCTCCAGAGGAGCCGATCCTAACAAGCGTGGGCAAGATTGGCCGGTATGCATGGCTGTGCGGAACCCTCTAATACTTAAGCGCATATTATCAGTGCTTGCCGAGCCACGTGCTTATAAAGGCGTCATGGAGATGGCTGTGGCCGCAAACCAGATCGAGTCGGTCAAGTTACTACTGGCAGCGGGAGTTTCAGTGGAAGATAAAAACGGTGGCGTTTTCTCTCCATTAACGACGGCTATTCGCGAAGATTTGAAGGAAATGGTTCATTTCCTCATAAATGACGGTCATGCCGACCTCAACGCCCCCGGTGAGCATCTTCCTATCGTCAAAGCAGTCAGAAGATGCCGTGGCGACGATACAGAAATACTTGAAATGCTTCTTCAGAAGGGCGCCGATCCAAATAAAATCTACAGAGGCTGGAATGCATTTATGCAGGCTGTCGAAAATGGTGATATGAGAATATTGAAACTGCTGAGCAGCAAGTTCAGTGTTGATCTAGAGGCCAAGGATGATCAGGGACGGTCTGTCATTGATATCGCATCTTCTCGGGGTTGGGAAGAAGCAGTCAATATACTTCTTGAGGGTAATTTTAGGCTTTAG